From Magnolia sinica isolate HGM2019 chromosome 13, MsV1, whole genome shotgun sequence, one genomic window encodes:
- the LOC131224337 gene encoding transcription factor HEC3: MKMEREGCSIQRPGEKKRPTKRGTGGVRLSTDPQSVAARERRHRISERFKILQSMVPGGTKMDTVSMLEEAIHYVKFLKTQIWLHQAATSSPPMVPVPFPLEPTPQAQEDSLSFYPPLQSFPSTPSFYFQGVEEEQPPQLLSPPFYF; encoded by the coding sequence atgaagatggagagagagggatgctCAATTCAACGGCCAGGAGAGAAGAAGAGGCCCACCAAGAGGGGCACAGGTGGGGTGAGACTATCAACGGACCCACAGAGCGTGGCAGCACGTGAGAGGAGGCACAGGATAAGCGAACGGTTCAAAATCCTCCAGAGTATGGTACCTGGGGGCACAAAGATGGACACGGTGTCCATGCTAGAGGAGGCCATCCACTACGTTAAGTTCCTCAAGACCCAGATATGGCTCCATCAGGCAGCCACGTCATCACCACCAATGGTCCCAGTGCCATTTCCATTGGAGCCCACCCCACAAGCTCAAGAGGACTCTCTTTCCTTCTATCCTCCTCTGCAGTCATTTCCATCAACACCATCTTTCTACTTCCAAGGAGTAGAAGAAGAACAGCCACCCCAACTTCTCTCACcacctttctatttctag